The window AAGCTTTTTAAGTCTGTTAAGGATAGCTTTGCTGTACTCTCTGCTATTTTGCCTTCACTTCACTTAAAAAGCCTATTCGTTATTTTTTCATTTGATTAACTTATGGCGCATAATTTTTCCTGCAGCATTACGAGGAAGTTCTTTTAAAATCATAAACTTTTTAGGAATCTTATAGTGGGCCAATTTGATACGGCAAAATGCTTTCATCTGCTCTTGATCTACTATCTGTCCCTCTGATAAAACCACATAAGCTACCGGAACTTGCTCCCAATCAGCATCTTGAATCCCAATCACGGCAACATCTTGAACCCCTGGAAACTCTAATAAAACATGTTCTACCTCAGCAGGATAGATATTCTCACCACCAGAAATAATAATATCTGTCAACCGACTCACGATAAATAAATAACCATCTTGATCCAAATAACCAACATCTCCTGTATGAAACCAATCCGTCTTTTTAAATGCTGGCTGGTGCAAGTAACCTTTCGTAATATTCGGCGCCTTCAACAAAATTTCCCCATGTTCATAAGGAGCGCACTTCTCTTGATTTTCCGTCACAATCTTTAACTCAACTGGAAATAAAGGCAGTCCCGAAGAACCGATTTTTTCCTCTGCCATTTGCATATTAAGAGCTACAACTTGAGAAGCTGTTTCAGTCATTCCATAAGATTGAATAACTGGGATACCGTGCTGTTGACACATCGTTAACGTTCCTACATCAATCGGTCCTCCACCTAACAAGAGACAGCGAAAATCAGGATGATAGTTTTTCGCTCCTAAATTCACTAATAATCGTTTTAACATTACCGAAACAACGGAAATCATCTTGCCTTCACCTGAAATTAAATAACGATTAATCTCCTCTTCATCAAAAGTGGCGAATAAGTAAACCGGCATCCCATAAATTAAGCTACGCATCATAATCGAAAAACCACTAATATGAAATAACGGAACTGGACACAACCAGCTATCCTTTTCAGATAAACCTAAGTTCAAGGCTGAACCCATTGCACTCCACCAATGATTGTTAAACGTTTGCTGAACACCTTTTGGTAATCCCGTTGTGCCTGAAGTGTACATAATCGATGTCACTTCGTCTAAGTCAAATTCAGAGATAGGCACACATTCTTTTTCAGGTAATTTTTTTAGTTGTCGAAAACTCAAAGCTTTTTCTTGCCAGAGTAAATCCAATCCCTCAATACTATCTGTGAACTCCTCTTGATAAACTACTTTGGCTACTTTTGCATCCTTAAGTTGATGGGTAATTTCATTGGCTGTCAACCGATGATTTAGAAATACGATTGGGTGACCTAATTGTTGCAATGCCAAAATTAAAAAATAAAGTTTGGCTGAATTTCCACCTAAAACAGCAATTGGCGCTTTTTTTAGCACGTCTAATTGATTCAGTTGACTCGCTACTTTTAAAACTTCCTTTTGTAACTCGCTAAATGTCCAACTCTGTTCTTGATACACAAGAGCCTTCTGATTCGGTGATAATAAAACACGCTTTGTTAGCCAATTCTCCATTGAGTAAATTCTCCTTTCATAAAAAAACTGAACTCAATGAGTTCAGTTTGATGATTTCTCTATTTTATGGGAATTTTGGAAATTGATTAAAGTCTGGATCGCGTTTTTCTAAGAACGCATTTTTACCTTCTTTAGCTTCTTCGCTTGTATAATACAGTAACGTTGCATCCCCAGCAAATTGTTGCAAGCCAGCTAATCCATCTGTATCAGCGTTCATTGCTGCTTTAATAAAGCGTAGCGCTGTTGGACTTTTCTTCAACATCTCTCTAGCCCATGACATTGTTTCAGTTTCCACATCGGCAACTGGGACAACCGTATTAATCCAGCCCATCTCCAATGCTTCTGTCGCTGTATATTGACGACACATAAACCAAACTTCTTTTGCCTTTTTATGACCAATGACGCGCGCTAAATACCCAGAACCGTAGCCTGCATCAAAACTCCCAACATTCGGGCCTGTTTGACCAAATTTTGCATTATCTCCAGCAATTGTTAGATCACAAACTAATTGCAAGACATTCCCGCCACCAATTGACCAGCCTTTTACCATTGCGACTACTGGTTTTGGAATCACACGAATTAAACGTTGTAAATCTAACACATTTAGACGAGGAATATTATCTTCTCCAACATAACCACCATTGCCACGAACACTTTGGTCGCCACCTGAACAAAAAGCATTATCTCCTTGTCCAGTTAAAATAATCACGCCAATATCTGAATCATCTCGGCTAATTGTAAAAGCTTCAATCATTTCTGAAACTGTTTTAGGCGTAAATGCATTGTGAACCTGTGGGCGATTAATCGTAATTTTCGCAATATGGTCCGTTTTTTCAAATAAAATTTCATCGTATTCTTTAATTGTTTCCCAGTTTTCTGTCATGGATATAAGTCTCCTTTATTGGTTCATTTACTTTACTAGTTTACCTCATTTTAACAGAAAATACTTGCTTTCTGACCCCATTTCCCCTAATTTGTGGTAAATTTAAAGAGAGATAAGTAAATGAAGGAGGCAATTTCATGGATTTAATGGAGTTTTTAGGAATTAAAACGGTTTCTATCACTAAAGAAGAGGTCTGTCTAGAACTAGATATTCAGGAACAACACAAACAACCTTATGGCGTTATGCATGGAGGAATCTCAGCCGTCTTAGCTGAAACCGCTGCTAGTCTAGGAGCAAATGCAAATCTAGATACAACTAAACAAGTTGCTGTTGGTCTAGAGTTAAATCTCAATCATTTACGCGGTGTCACATCTGGTATTCTTCAAACTTACGCAACTCCTCTTCACATCGGCAAACAAACCCATGTTTGGGAAATTAAAATCAACAATCAAAAAGATCAGTTGATTAGCGTAGGGCGTTGCACATTATTTGTTCAAAAACTAACAAAATAATCACTAATTATTTAGTAAAAAGGAGCTATTTTCATGGATAAGAAAAAAGAAACCCGAGCCAATTATCAAAAGTATCATACATTTGAATTTTTAGAAAAGCGGCAAAATGATCCTGCTTGGCGTGATCAATATTTACAGGTAAAAGCGGAAAGGCAACGAGCTACAATCAAGGCTTTCATTTTCTCTTTCGCACTATTCGCTGTCGCATTACTTTTTATTTTCGTGCTGTATCCTGCTTTTGATAATGCTATGAATAAACCAAATAATTCTGACGATATTCAAGAGCTAGCTTATTCAACTAGGGAATCTGATACTAGTGCGGATACAAGTTCAAGGACTACTTATGCAAGACAAGATACCAATTCCCAAATAACAAATGACCCATCAACATCTGAAAGCAATTCTACTTATACAGAAAATCCACCAAAAGTTTATTCAGAACTAGAAAAACAAGAAATCAATGAACAATTTCTTAATTGGGCTGGAGAACGTGCAAAAATTGCCGGGATGGCAGTAAACTCAGCTTATTTCAATCATGGTGCTAGTGGTATTGGAGATTGGTATGCACGAACTCCCGATGGCTTAGTTCAAGTCCAACAACAAGTGAAAGAAGGAAAACCAGGATATGATTATTTCTCCATTCATTCTTTAGGAGGCGTCGTCTTTTACTATTCCTTAGCTGATGAACGAGGGAAAAGTGACGAGATAAATGATCAAAAAAAATTGATTTCCTCTACTGCCACTGGATTTAACGTGATTGCTGATAGTGACCAGCCTATTGTAAAATACCTTTTAGGTGATAACGGTGTTGTTTACGAAGCCAACAGTACTGGAGCATTTTCAGATTATTTCTATGTTGCAGATAACACTGGAGATCTAA is drawn from Carnobacterium gallinarum DSM 4847 and contains these coding sequences:
- a CDS encoding o-succinylbenzoate--CoA ligase — protein: MENWLTKRVLLSPNQKALVYQEQSWTFSELQKEVLKVASQLNQLDVLKKAPIAVLGGNSAKLYFLILALQQLGHPIVFLNHRLTANEITHQLKDAKVAKVVYQEEFTDSIEGLDLLWQEKALSFRQLKKLPEKECVPISEFDLDEVTSIMYTSGTTGLPKGVQQTFNNHWWSAMGSALNLGLSEKDSWLCPVPLFHISGFSIMMRSLIYGMPVYLFATFDEEEINRYLISGEGKMISVVSVMLKRLLVNLGAKNYHPDFRCLLLGGGPIDVGTLTMCQQHGIPVIQSYGMTETASQVVALNMQMAEEKIGSSGLPLFPVELKIVTENQEKCAPYEHGEILLKAPNITKGYLHQPAFKKTDWFHTGDVGYLDQDGYLFIVSRLTDIIISGGENIYPAEVEHVLLEFPGVQDVAVIGIQDADWEQVPVAYVVLSEGQIVDQEQMKAFCRIKLAHYKIPKKFMILKELPRNAAGKIMRHKLIK
- the menB gene encoding 1,4-dihydroxy-2-naphthoyl-CoA synthase; protein product: MTENWETIKEYDEILFEKTDHIAKITINRPQVHNAFTPKTVSEMIEAFTISRDDSDIGVIILTGQGDNAFCSGGDQSVRGNGGYVGEDNIPRLNVLDLQRLIRVIPKPVVAMVKGWSIGGGNVLQLVCDLTIAGDNAKFGQTGPNVGSFDAGYGSGYLARVIGHKKAKEVWFMCRQYTATEALEMGWINTVVPVADVETETMSWAREMLKKSPTALRFIKAAMNADTDGLAGLQQFAGDATLLYYTSEEAKEGKNAFLEKRDPDFNQFPKFP
- a CDS encoding PaaI family thioesterase, with product MDLMEFLGIKTVSITKEEVCLELDIQEQHKQPYGVMHGGISAVLAETAASLGANANLDTTKQVAVGLELNLNHLRGVTSGILQTYATPLHIGKQTHVWEIKINNQKDQLISVGRCTLFVQKLTK